A section of the Bradyrhizobium oligotrophicum S58 genome encodes:
- a CDS encoding M16 family metallopeptidase: protein MIFARRFACTLAVAAAALALAPAADAATKIQRLVSPGGIEAWFVQDATVPLIAMEYAFQGGASQDPIGKPGVGNLVADLLDEGSGDLDSKTFHERLDRRAIELSFQVARDNFRGSLRMLRDNKDEAFELLRTALTSPHFDSADVERIRSQVISGLRRETTNPSSLAGRKFLELSFPNHPYGRPANGTLESVPTITVDDLKDYVGHVLAKDTLKVAVVGDVDPATLGKLLDQTFGSLPAKATLTAVPDVVATKPPQRVLVPLDVPQTVITFGGPGIRRHDPNFMAAYVVNHILGGGGLSSRLYKEVREKRGLAYSVYDALLWMDHSALFIGNTATRFDRAGETIAAVEGEIRRIADEGPTQQELDEAKSYINGSQMLALDTSSKLAQAMLQYQLDKMPIDYIEKRSEIVNAVTLDDAKKAARQLWSQGLLTAVVGRTPQAAAEPAQAPATAPMTKTN from the coding sequence ATGATCTTCGCCCGCCGCTTTGCCTGCACGCTCGCTGTCGCCGCTGCTGCGCTCGCGCTCGCTCCGGCTGCAGACGCCGCCACCAAGATTCAGCGCCTGGTCTCGCCCGGCGGCATCGAAGCTTGGTTCGTGCAGGACGCCACCGTGCCCTTGATCGCGATGGAATACGCCTTCCAGGGCGGCGCCTCGCAGGACCCCATTGGCAAGCCCGGCGTCGGCAATCTCGTCGCCGATCTGCTCGACGAAGGCTCCGGTGATCTCGACTCCAAGACCTTCCATGAGCGGCTCGACCGCCGCGCCATCGAGCTCTCGTTCCAGGTCGCGCGCGACAATTTCCGCGGCTCGCTGCGCATGCTGCGCGACAACAAGGACGAGGCGTTCGAGCTGCTGCGGACCGCGCTGACCTCGCCGCATTTCGACAGCGCCGATGTCGAGCGCATCCGCTCCCAGGTGATCTCCGGCCTGCGCCGCGAGACCACCAATCCGAGCTCGCTGGCGGGACGCAAATTCCTCGAGCTCTCCTTCCCCAACCATCCCTATGGCCGGCCGGCCAACGGCACGCTGGAGAGCGTGCCGACGATCACCGTCGACGATCTCAAGGACTATGTCGGCCATGTGCTCGCCAAGGACACGCTGAAGGTCGCTGTCGTCGGCGACGTCGATCCGGCCACGCTCGGCAAGCTCCTGGACCAGACGTTCGGCAGCCTGCCGGCCAAGGCCACCTTGACGGCGGTGCCCGACGTCGTCGCGACCAAGCCGCCGCAGCGGGTGCTCGTGCCGCTCGACGTGCCGCAGACCGTGATCACCTTCGGCGGTCCCGGCATCCGCCGCCACGACCCGAACTTCATGGCGGCCTACGTCGTCAACCACATCCTCGGCGGCGGCGGTCTGTCGTCGCGGCTGTACAAGGAGGTGCGCGAGAAGCGCGGCCTGGCGTACTCGGTGTATGACGCGCTGCTGTGGATGGATCACTCGGCGCTGTTCATCGGCAACACGGCAACGCGCTTCGACCGCGCCGGCGAGACCATCGCGGCCGTCGAGGGCGAAATCCGCCGCATCGCCGACGAAGGCCCGACCCAGCAGGAGCTCGACGAGGCCAAGTCCTACATCAACGGCTCGCAGATGCTGGCGCTCGACACCTCCTCCAAGCTCGCGCAGGCGATGCTGCAATATCAGCTCGACAAGATGCCGATCGACTACATCGAGAAGCGCAGCGAGATCGTCAACGCAGTGACCCTGGACGACGCCAAGAAAGCGGCCAGGCAGCTCTGGAGCCAGGGCCTGCTGACGGCCGTCGTCGGCCGCACGCCACAGGCCGCCGCCGAGCCGGCCCAGGCGCCGGCTACGGCACCGATGACGAAGACGAACTGA
- a CDS encoding anti-sigma factor family protein produces MTEEELHAFVDQTLDVRRKDEVAAYLDAHPDVARRVAAYRRQRELLKVGYGPIADEPIPPQLNLTRIIARQRRPARVSWWMAAAAAAVLLCVGGAGGWSLHSVIQSPEGIAALAEEASASYAVYAPDHLRPVEIKASDRDALIDWTTQRLGRAVAIPDLSASGFRLMGGRVVATSHGPAAMFMYDDDHGTRLVMLARRMVVDRNMPMAPQTNGTLNGYAWADKGLGFSLVGPASPERLHPLADDVRRQTSRDI; encoded by the coding sequence ATGACTGAGGAAGAGCTTCACGCATTCGTCGACCAGACGCTCGACGTTCGGCGCAAGGACGAAGTCGCCGCCTATCTCGATGCTCACCCCGATGTTGCCAGGCGCGTGGCAGCCTATCGCCGTCAGCGCGAGCTTCTGAAGGTGGGATATGGTCCGATCGCCGACGAACCCATTCCTCCGCAGCTCAATCTCACCCGGATCATCGCGCGTCAGCGGCGTCCGGCCCGGGTGTCATGGTGGATGGCCGCCGCGGCTGCGGCCGTCCTGCTGTGCGTCGGCGGCGCCGGCGGATGGTCACTGCACAGCGTGATCCAGTCGCCGGAAGGCATCGCTGCCCTCGCCGAGGAAGCAAGCGCAAGCTACGCGGTTTACGCGCCCGACCATCTGCGGCCCGTCGAGATCAAGGCGTCCGACCGCGATGCGCTCATCGATTGGACGACGCAGCGCCTCGGCCGCGCGGTCGCCATCCCTGATTTGTCGGCCTCCGGCTTCCGCCTGATGGGCGGGCGCGTGGTTGCCACCTCGCACGGACCGGCGGCGATGTTCATGTATGACGACGATCATGGCACACGCCTCGTGATGCTTGCCCGTCGCATGGTCGTGGACCGGAACATGCCGATGGCGCCCCAGACGAATGGGACGCTGAACGGCTACGCCTGGGCCGACAAAGGGCTCGGCTTCAGCCTTGTCGGCCCTGCGTCGCCCGAACGGTTGCATCCGCTCGCGGATGATGTGCGCAGACAAACGTCGCGCGACATCTAG
- a CDS encoding RNA polymerase sigma factor, with translation MNDMVRLIEPLIPALRRYARALVRDRSAADDLVQDCLERAVSRWHQRRLDGDPRSWMFSILHNLAVNRFRGQKRRPVHVEIDEAPGGELSHMATQDRTIEVRQMLRCVDQLPEEQRSVLLLVVVEDLSYAQAADVLGIPVGTVMSRLSRARDRLVELMDGTVAEQPPKPFLRRVK, from the coding sequence ATGAATGACATGGTGCGCCTGATCGAGCCACTGATTCCGGCGTTGCGCCGCTATGCCCGAGCTCTCGTCCGGGATCGCTCCGCTGCGGACGATCTGGTGCAGGACTGCCTCGAGCGTGCAGTCAGCCGGTGGCATCAGCGCCGTCTCGACGGCGATCCGCGGAGCTGGATGTTTTCGATCCTGCATAATCTGGCGGTCAACCGCTTCCGCGGACAGAAGCGACGTCCCGTCCATGTGGAGATTGACGAGGCGCCGGGGGGCGAGCTGTCCCATATGGCGACCCAGGACAGAACGATAGAGGTCCGGCAGATGCTGCGCTGTGTCGATCAACTGCCCGAGGAGCAGCGCTCGGTCCTGCTTCTCGTCGTCGTCGAGGATCTCTCCTACGCGCAAGCCGCCGACGTTCTCGGCATTCCCGTCGGCACTGTCATGTCCCGCCTGTCACGGGCGCGCGACCGGCTGGTCGAGTTGATGGATGGTACCGTTGCAGAGCAGCCGCCGAAGCCTTTTCTGCGGAGGGTGAAGTAA
- a CDS encoding YncE family protein yields the protein MKRSLLTAGLLASTILACSSAWAGQAPAAASPDIAVSHRDRVYAAEQFSNTVSVTDPVDNRLLGVIRLGDPQPVNFSPLYRGQVLVHGMGFSPDHKTLAIVSIGSNSVTFIDTATNAVKHTTYVGRSPHEAFFTPDGKEVWVTVRGEDYVSVLNASSFEEKTRIRTPNGPGMQIFSPDGKYGYICSSFNPETDVVTVADHQIVARVKQESPFCPNIAATADGKQVWFTLKDIGKTQVFDAQPPFNLIKTLNTGPITNHVNFAVNGNGSFAYVTVGGLNVVKVFRTDNFEQVATIPVGNLPHGVWPSGDGTRVYVGLENADALAAIDTLTNKVIANIPIGQAPQAITYVPNAVPEGAGTDNLQPLGVAGQAAHLTLAAAGKAAEQAPTSVSLFDQGLIQVLQASVTGLEPKKPYMLALSPSPEGHGELQALANFMTNPAGSAIVNAAGQIRQIVQSEVKDERRYLVIAENAAGKPGKIVQVQGH from the coding sequence ATGAAGCGTAGTTTGTTGACCGCAGGTCTGCTGGCAAGCACGATCCTGGCGTGCTCATCGGCCTGGGCGGGGCAGGCTCCGGCGGCAGCGTCCCCTGACATCGCCGTCAGCCATCGCGACCGGGTCTATGCGGCCGAGCAGTTCTCGAACACGGTGTCGGTCACCGATCCCGTCGACAACAGGCTTCTCGGCGTGATCCGCCTGGGCGATCCGCAGCCCGTCAATTTCAGCCCGCTCTACAGGGGGCAGGTGCTCGTCCACGGTATGGGCTTCTCGCCGGACCACAAGACGCTCGCCATCGTCTCGATCGGGTCCAACTCGGTGACCTTCATCGATACGGCGACCAACGCCGTCAAGCACACGACCTATGTTGGCCGTTCGCCGCACGAAGCCTTCTTCACACCGGACGGCAAGGAAGTCTGGGTGACGGTCCGCGGCGAAGACTACGTCTCGGTGCTCAATGCCTCTAGCTTCGAGGAAAAGACCCGCATCCGGACGCCGAACGGCCCCGGCATGCAGATCTTCTCGCCCGACGGAAAGTACGGCTACATCTGCTCGTCCTTCAATCCAGAGACCGATGTTGTCACAGTTGCCGATCACCAGATCGTCGCGCGCGTGAAGCAGGAGAGCCCGTTCTGCCCGAACATCGCGGCGACGGCCGACGGCAAGCAGGTCTGGTTCACGCTCAAGGACATCGGCAAGACGCAGGTCTTCGATGCGCAGCCGCCGTTCAACCTGATCAAGACCCTGAATACCGGTCCGATCACCAACCACGTCAATTTCGCGGTCAACGGCAACGGCTCGTTCGCCTATGTGACTGTCGGCGGCCTGAATGTGGTGAAGGTGTTCCGCACCGACAATTTCGAGCAGGTCGCGACGATCCCAGTCGGCAATCTGCCGCATGGCGTCTGGCCGTCCGGCGACGGCACCCGCGTCTATGTCGGACTGGAGAATGCCGACGCGCTGGCCGCGATCGACACGCTGACCAACAAGGTCATTGCGAACATTCCGATTGGCCAGGCGCCGCAGGCGATCACCTATGTTCCGAATGCCGTTCCGGAAGGGGCAGGCACCGATAACCTGCAGCCGCTCGGTGTCGCCGGGCAGGCGGCTCATCTGACCTTGGCGGCGGCGGGCAAGGCGGCAGAGCAGGCTCCGACCAGCGTCTCGCTGTTCGACCAGGGCCTGATCCAGGTTCTTCAAGCCTCGGTGACGGGTCTCGAGCCGAAGAAGCCATATATGCTGGCATTGTCGCCCTCCCCCGAGGGCCATGGCGAGCTGCAGGCGCTCGCCAACTTCATGACCAACCCGGCGGGGTCGGCGATCGTCAATGCCGCCGGTCAGATCCGGCAGATCGTGCAGAGCGAAGTCAAGGACGAGAGGCGCTATCTTGTCATCGCCGAGAATGCGGCAGGCAAGCCCGGCAAGATCGTCCAGGTGCAAGGCCACTAA
- a CDS encoding DUF305 domain-containing protein has translation MSVSFLPRASALALAAALGFAVSPLCSRAQTGHADAKAAPVPADAAIAAEAPFIAENNAAMDKMMAGMDVKPTGDVDVDFAAMMIPHHQGAIDMALAELRYGTNEQLRRIAQEIVVEQQQEINAMRLALGQPLPTQTAAPTQMAPAPASAPAAMHNHSSMSKDGMTMPRPAATK, from the coding sequence ATGTCTGTTTCATTTCTGCCGCGCGCGAGCGCTCTCGCGCTGGCCGCCGCGCTCGGCTTTGCCGTCAGCCCGCTGTGCAGCCGGGCACAGACGGGCCATGCGGATGCCAAGGCAGCTCCGGTGCCGGCAGACGCCGCGATTGCGGCCGAGGCGCCGTTTATCGCCGAGAACAATGCGGCGATGGACAAGATGATGGCGGGCATGGACGTCAAGCCCACCGGTGACGTCGACGTCGATTTTGCCGCGATGATGATCCCCCATCATCAGGGCGCCATCGATATGGCGCTCGCCGAGCTCCGCTACGGGACGAACGAGCAGCTCAGGCGCATTGCGCAGGAAATCGTCGTCGAGCAGCAGCAGGAGATCAACGCCATGCGCCTTGCGCTCGGCCAGCCCCTGCCCACCCAAACGGCCGCGCCAACGCAAATGGCGCCCGCGCCTGCATCGGCGCCGGCAGCCATGCACAACCATTCGTCCATGTCGAAAGACGGCATGACGATGCCCCGACCCGCCGCCACGAAATAG
- the arfB gene encoding alternative ribosome rescue aminoacyl-tRNA hydrolase ArfB, producing the protein MLRISRDLAIDENDIEISFVRASGPGGQNVNKLSTSAQLRFDTSRITLPEDAAERLARLAGQRMTKNGVIVIQAERFRTQERNKADAIERLTTLLREAMVRPKARRPTKPTFGSKQRRLEGKKRRGDVKAGRGGRFDD; encoded by the coding sequence ATGCTGCGGATTTCCCGCGACCTTGCCATCGACGAGAACGACATCGAGATCTCGTTCGTCCGCGCCTCCGGCCCCGGCGGCCAGAACGTCAACAAGCTGTCGACATCGGCGCAGCTGCGTTTCGACACCAGCCGCATCACGCTGCCCGAAGATGCGGCCGAGCGACTGGCGCGGCTGGCCGGCCAGCGCATGACCAAGAACGGCGTCATCGTGATCCAGGCCGAGCGCTTCCGCACCCAGGAGCGCAACAAGGCCGATGCCATCGAGCGACTGACCACGCTGCTGCGCGAAGCCATGGTGCGGCCCAAGGCGCGGCGGCCGACCAAGCCGACCTTCGGCTCCAAGCAGCGACGGCTCGAAGGCAAGAAGCGCCGCGGCGACGTCAAGGCCGGCCGCGGCGGCCGCTTCGACGATTAG
- a CDS encoding c-type cytochrome has protein sequence MALPSPKPADGATLFKQQCGVCHTLSSSEPMRQGPPLSKVVGRRAGSVDGFRYSAGFAKADFTWDEARLDAWLTNPQELIPGAVMAYRQAKPELRAAIINYLKDN, from the coding sequence ATGGCGCTGCCCTCGCCGAAGCCGGCCGACGGCGCGACCTTGTTCAAGCAGCAATGCGGTGTCTGCCATACGCTGAGCAGCAGCGAGCCGATGCGACAGGGGCCGCCGCTGTCGAAAGTCGTCGGCCGCCGCGCCGGTTCGGTCGACGGCTTCCGCTATTCGGCCGGCTTCGCCAAGGCCGACTTCACCTGGGACGAGGCCAGGCTCGACGCCTGGCTGACCAATCCGCAAGAGCTGATCCCCGGCGCCGTGATGGCCTATCGCCAGGCCAAGCCCGAATTGCGCGCCGCGATCATCAACTATCTGAAGGACAATTGA
- a CDS encoding VOC family protein: MAKPVHSMIRVLDEAKALDFYKRAFGLEIADNLRFDGFALIYLRHPSSPFEVELTVNYDRKEPYTLGDGYGHLAVVVDDLDAEHARFERENLAPGPLRDFKHNGATLARFFFVSDPDGYKIEVIQRGGRFG, from the coding sequence ATGGCCAAGCCCGTACATTCCATGATCCGCGTGCTCGACGAGGCCAAGGCGCTCGACTTCTACAAGCGCGCCTTCGGGCTGGAGATCGCCGACAACCTTCGCTTCGACGGCTTTGCGCTGATCTATCTGCGCCATCCCTCCTCGCCGTTCGAGGTCGAGCTCACCGTCAACTACGATCGCAAGGAGCCGTATACGCTCGGCGACGGCTACGGCCATCTCGCGGTCGTGGTCGACGATCTCGATGCCGAGCATGCCCGCTTCGAGCGCGAGAACCTGGCGCCCGGCCCGCTGCGCGACTTCAAGCACAATGGCGCGACGCTGGCGCGCTTCTTCTTCGTCAGCGATCCCGACGGCTACAAGATCGAGGTCATCCAGCGCGGCGGCCGCTTCGGCTAG